A stretch of the Aminipila terrae genome encodes the following:
- a CDS encoding glycerol dehydratase reactivase beta/small subunit family protein, whose product MLISEGSKPAIMIHVNEKFGGENILDQICHGIEEEGIPYEVKVVNGRDHIAMAYEACQTSRLGVGIGITEGYIALHYEKLEAESPLFCISTHEDMEKIRSMGTNGARLVKRMPFKNLRE is encoded by the coding sequence ATGTTAATAAGTGAAGGATCAAAACCGGCAATTATGATTCATGTAAATGAAAAGTTTGGCGGTGAAAATATTCTGGACCAGATATGCCACGGCATTGAAGAAGAAGGAATACCTTATGAGGTAAAAGTGGTAAATGGCAGGGACCATATCGCAATGGCGTACGAAGCCTGTCAGACTTCCAGACTGGGAGTTGGAATAGGCATAACAGAAGGCTATATCGCTTTACATTATGAGAAATTAGAAGCAGAGTCTCCACTCTTTTGTATATCCACTCATGAGGACATGGAAAAGATCCGGTCTATGGGAACAAATGGTGCCAGACTGGTGAAAAGGATGCCATTTAAAAATTTACGGGAATAA
- a CDS encoding BMC domain-containing protein, giving the protein MQGGELVMLKSLGLIETIGLTAGITAADAAVKSANVTLVGYELAKGSGRTVIKVEGDVGAVKAAVEAACAAALQVGKIAGTKVIARPSASLESLIRNRDTVGYTAECVTKQDTQKDPCFESEVKAEDILKPVEPEKAEETGETPSVQGASETDIDVESAKPDNQRVQEKKSDENPQEVQKKNVKKNSKTKK; this is encoded by the coding sequence TTGCAAGGAGGTGAACTGGTAATGCTAAAAAGCCTCGGTTTAATCGAAACCATAGGTCTTACTGCAGGTATAACTGCAGCAGATGCAGCTGTAAAATCTGCAAATGTTACTTTAGTGGGTTACGAGCTGGCTAAAGGATCAGGAAGGACTGTAATTAAAGTAGAAGGAGATGTGGGGGCAGTAAAAGCTGCAGTAGAAGCAGCCTGTGCAGCTGCTTTACAAGTAGGAAAGATTGCTGGAACCAAAGTGATAGCCAGACCGTCGGCAAGCCTGGAATCTCTGATACGAAACAGGGATACAGTTGGATATACAGCAGAGTGTGTGACAAAGCAGGATACACAGAAAGATCCATGTTTTGAATCAGAAGTAAAAGCGGAAGATATTCTAAAACCTGTAGAACCTGAAAAGGCTGAAGAAACAGGAGAGACTCCGTCAGTACAAGGAGCTTCCGAAACAGATATCGATGTAGAATCTGCAAAGCCAGATAATCAGAGAGTACAGGAGAAAAAATCAGACGAAAATCCGCAAGAGGTTCAAAAAAAGAATGTTAAAAAAAACAGCAAGACTAAAAAATAG
- a CDS encoding diol dehydratase reactivase subunit alpha, whose amino-acid sequence MKIIAGIDIGNATTETAIGKIQNGKADFLASGIVPTTGIKGTSANISGLFKSLTNALDEAGLKLEDLDEIRVNEAAPVIGDVAMETITETIITESTMIGHNPETPGGLGVGAGETVLITELGRVTGGRNYIVVIPSSVDFEKAAEEINKFSGSKNITAAIVQKDDGVLINNRLNKKIPIVDEVELVDKVPLGMFCAVEVAGAGSVVEVLSNPYGIATMFNLDSEETKQVVPIARALIGNRSAVVIKTPEGDIKERRIPAGTIEIISSHKSIKVDVDEGSEKIMEVVNTVPEVEDVKGEPGTNAGGMLERVRQVMSNLTGQHPQSIKIRDLLAVDTFTPQKVQGGLANEFSQESAVGIAAMVKANKLQMEKIAAELTDKINVPVKVGGVEADMAIRGALTTPGTSEPLAILDMGAGSTDASIITPSGRITSIHLAGAGNMATMLIQSEMGLQDFNTAEDIKKYPLAKVESLFHIRHEDGTVEFFEKPLDANVFAKVVILKEGEMIPLEGNYSIEKIKLIRKAAKERVFVTNAIRALTKVSPTNNVRDIQFVVLVGGSALDFEIPQLVTDALAQYRVVSGRANIRGTEGPRNAVATGLVLSVAGKDG is encoded by the coding sequence ATGAAGATTATTGCGGGTATAGACATAGGAAATGCTACTACAGAAACAGCTATTGGAAAAATACAGAATGGTAAAGCAGATTTTCTTGCCAGTGGTATCGTTCCTACAACCGGAATAAAAGGAACCTCAGCTAATATCAGTGGATTGTTTAAATCACTCACAAATGCTTTAGATGAAGCAGGATTAAAATTAGAAGATCTGGATGAAATAAGGGTAAATGAAGCTGCTCCGGTTATCGGAGATGTAGCCATGGAAACCATAACAGAAACGATTATTACAGAATCTACTATGATAGGCCATAACCCGGAAACACCCGGAGGATTGGGTGTGGGAGCAGGTGAAACAGTTCTGATTACAGAGTTAGGCCGCGTAACTGGAGGCAGAAACTACATAGTAGTGATTCCATCTTCTGTAGATTTTGAAAAGGCTGCAGAAGAAATCAATAAGTTCTCTGGCAGTAAGAATATTACTGCAGCTATTGTTCAGAAGGACGATGGAGTCCTGATTAACAACAGGTTAAACAAGAAAATTCCTATTGTAGACGAGGTGGAACTTGTGGATAAAGTCCCCCTTGGAATGTTCTGTGCAGTTGAAGTTGCCGGCGCAGGCAGCGTGGTTGAAGTTTTATCAAATCCTTACGGGATTGCAACGATGTTCAATCTGGATTCGGAAGAGACAAAACAGGTAGTACCCATTGCAAGAGCGCTGATAGGAAATCGTTCAGCAGTTGTAATAAAAACCCCTGAGGGAGATATAAAGGAAAGAAGAATTCCGGCAGGAACCATAGAAATCATAAGTTCACACAAATCCATCAAAGTTGATGTTGATGAAGGATCAGAAAAAATCATGGAAGTAGTAAATACAGTTCCTGAAGTAGAGGATGTAAAAGGTGAACCAGGAACCAATGCAGGAGGTATGCTGGAAAGAGTAAGGCAGGTTATGTCTAATCTGACGGGACAGCACCCACAAAGTATAAAAATAAGGGATTTGCTGGCAGTGGATACCTTTACTCCGCAGAAAGTCCAAGGTGGCTTAGCCAATGAGTTTTCACAGGAAAGTGCAGTAGGAATAGCTGCCATGGTGAAGGCAAATAAACTTCAGATGGAGAAAATTGCTGCAGAACTAACAGATAAAATAAACGTACCTGTTAAAGTGGGAGGGGTTGAAGCGGATATGGCTATAAGAGGTGCGCTTACTACGCCGGGGACCAGTGAGCCCCTTGCCATACTGGATATGGGGGCTGGATCAACGGATGCCTCTATTATAACGCCTAGCGGAAGAATAACTTCCATTCATTTAGCAGGTGCAGGGAATATGGCTACTATGCTGATTCAGTCTGAAATGGGATTGCAGGATTTTAATACGGCGGAAGATATAAAAAAATATCCTTTAGCTAAAGTAGAAAGCTTGTTTCATATCAGGCATGAAGACGGAACGGTAGAATTCTTTGAGAAACCTCTGGATGCAAATGTGTTTGCGAAGGTTGTAATTCTGAAAGAGGGAGAAATGATACCTCTGGAAGGGAATTACTCTATCGAGAAAATAAAGCTAATAAGAAAGGCTGCAAAGGAAAGGGTTTTTGTGACAAATGCTATTAGAGCTTTAACAAAAGTGAGTCCTACCAATAATGTCAGGGACATACAGTTTGTAGTTCTGGTTGGAGGCTCAGCCTTAGACTTTGAAATACCTCAGCTGGTTACGGATGCACTGGCACAGTACAGGGTCGTATCCGGAAGAGCCAACATAAGAGGGACTGAGGGGCCAAGAAATGCAGTAGCTACGGGCTTAGTACTGTCGGTAGCCGGGAAAGATGGTTGA
- a CDS encoding diol dehydratase small subunit: protein MDQEIMMKQIVEEVMKAMAGVPAAGKTADICQSSKITAVNYPLGEKMADQIYSPTGKKLAEMDLDQILNGQLTSEDMRIAPETLEMQAQVAESVGRDAFAGNLRRAAELIAVPDDRLLEIYNALRPYRSTKQELYDIAEELENKYDCKVNAKLVKEAAEVYEKRGRLKRD from the coding sequence ATGGATCAGGAAATAATGATGAAACAAATAGTTGAAGAGGTTATGAAAGCAATGGCTGGTGTTCCGGCGGCTGGAAAGACAGCTGATATCTGTCAGTCCTCTAAGATTACCGCAGTAAATTATCCCCTTGGTGAAAAAATGGCAGATCAGATTTATTCCCCAACGGGTAAAAAGCTGGCAGAAATGGACCTTGATCAGATTTTAAACGGTCAGCTGACCTCAGAAGATATGAGAATTGCTCCTGAGACCTTGGAAATGCAGGCTCAGGTTGCGGAATCGGTGGGAAGAGATGCCTTTGCAGGAAATCTCAGAAGAGCAGCAGAACTGATTGCTGTTCCTGATGACAGGCTTCTGGAAATATACAATGCACTGAGACCATATCGTTCAACGAAACAGGAGCTTTATGATATTGCAGAAGAATTAGAAAATAAGTATGACTGCAAAGTCAATGCAAAGCTTGTGAAAGAAGCAGCAGAAGTATATGAAAAAAGAGGGAGACTTAAGAGAGATTAA
- a CDS encoding BMC domain-containing protein: MMNEALGMIETKGLVGAIEAADAMTKSANVKLIGYEKIGSGLVTVMVRGDVGAVKASVDAGACAAAKVGEIVSQHVIPRPHTDVENLLPKGL; this comes from the coding sequence ATCATGAATGAAGCATTAGGAATGATTGAAACAAAAGGATTAGTTGGTGCAATTGAAGCAGCAGATGCTATGACTAAATCAGCAAATGTGAAACTGATTGGATATGAAAAGATTGGTTCTGGATTAGTAACTGTGATGGTAAGAGGAGACGTAGGAGCTGTAAAGGCGTCTGTGGATGCAGGTGCCTGTGCCGCTGCCAAGGTTGGGGAAATTGTATCTCAGCATGTTATTCCAAGACCTCATACGGATGTTGAAAATCTTCTTCCAAAAGGTCTTTAA
- the pduL gene encoding phosphate propanoyltransferase: MSTLNITNEELVRMVTKLVIEELSAKSIKIPIGISNRHVHLDRKDMDVLFGKYSELTPVKKLKQPGQYASEEVVTLKGPKGQFEKVRVLGPLRNQTQIEISLSDTYVLGVKAPIRKSGDLEGTPGMEIIGPKGRVEKIQGTIVAERHIHMPPRIAGTLGLKNGDRVSVEAGNERMAIFKNVLLRVSEKDALEMHLDMDEANAVHVKNNENVKIVESILENKG; the protein is encoded by the coding sequence ATGAGTACCTTGAATATAACCAATGAAGAATTAGTCAGAATGGTTACAAAGTTGGTAATCGAGGAACTCTCGGCTAAGAGCATAAAAATTCCAATTGGCATATCTAACCGCCATGTTCACCTGGATAGAAAAGATATGGATGTTCTTTTCGGTAAATACTCTGAACTTACCCCAGTAAAGAAATTAAAACAGCCAGGTCAGTATGCATCAGAAGAAGTAGTAACATTAAAAGGTCCTAAAGGTCAATTTGAGAAAGTAAGAGTTTTAGGACCTTTAAGAAATCAGACTCAGATAGAAATATCTTTGAGTGATACTTATGTTCTTGGTGTTAAGGCTCCTATAAGGAAGTCAGGAGACCTGGAAGGCACACCTGGTATGGAAATAATAGGTCCCAAAGGGAGAGTAGAGAAAATCCAGGGGACCATTGTGGCGGAAAGGCACATCCATATGCCTCCACGTATAGCCGGAACACTTGGTCTGAAAAACGGGGACCGGGTCAGTGTGGAGGCAGGAAATGAAAGAATGGCAATATTCAAAAATGTCCTGCTCAGAGTTTCAGAAAAAGATGCACTTGAAATGCATCTTGATATGGATGAGGCTAATGCAGTCCATGTTAAAAATAATGAAAATGTGAAGATTGTTGAATCGATATTAGAAAATAAAGGATGA